From the Streptomyces sp. SN-593 genome, the window GGTCCACACCGTCACCATCCGCGACGCGAGCTAGCTGGGACCTGTCCGGCGGATCCTGACGCCCCGGGCCCGGCGGGTTCCGCCGGGCGGGACCCGTTCCTGTGACCGGTGGCCGGTGGCCGGTGGCCGGGAGGTCGTCGGGGGCGGTCGGGGGCCGGGGGCCGGGCACGGATTGGTACCGCCGCCGGGCCATCCGCGAGTATGGAGCCATGACCGCCCAGATTCTCGATGGCAAGGCCACGGCCGCCGCGACCACGTCCGAGTTGACCGCCAGGGTCCAAGCACTTGAGGACCACGGCGTCCGTCCCGGTCCCGGCACCCTGCCGGTCGGCGGCGATCCGGCCGGCACCGGCCGGATCGTCCGACTGCCGCTGCGTCGGGGCCTCGACGCCCACCGGGCGCCGGAGCCGGGGGACCCGGCCGTGGCCGGGGCCGCGGCGTGGATCTCGCCGGACCCCGGGGGCGTCGGGCCGATGACCCGCGCGCTCCTGCCGCGGAACGTCGTCGAGGCGGCCGAGCGGACGGCGGCGGGCCATGTCGGCTGAGGCGGCGGCGGGCCGACCCGCAGACGTGCCCGAGGGCACCGCGCGCTCCGCGTCCACCGACCCGGGCGGGCGGCCCGAGGTCACGCGGGGCGTCGCCCGGCCCGAGGGGGGCGGCCGCGCGGCGGGCGGCGACGCGCCCGCGCCGGTACGGCAGTGGCCGATCATCGCGGTCATCGCCGGGGCGGTCATCGGGCTCGTCGTCACCGCGACCGGCCAGTTCCGGGCGGGCACCATCCTGATCGGCGCGTCGCTGCTGCTCGGCGCCGGCCTGCGCTGGGCGGTCACCGCCGTGGGCATGCTCGCGGTGCGCAGCAGGTTCACCGACGTGATCACCTACGGCATCCTCGGGGCGGCGATCATCCTGCTCGGGATGATGGCGCAGCCGGACCCGCTGATCCGCATCCCGTTCCTGGAGGACATCATCCACTTCTCCGTCCGCTGAGGAGGCGGGGCGCCCCGACCCGCGCGGGTGCCCCGACGCCCTCGGGCAGGCGGCCCCGCACCGCATCACCTCGGGAGGGCCGCCTTACCACGGCGGTGGCCGATTCCGCCGGGTTCAGCCGAAATCCGTCAGGTCGGGCGGCGCCCTCCTAGCGTTGCCCGGAAACGTGGCCGGGTGAGGGCGAGGGGTGGCCGTGGGGCAGTGGGAGCCGTTGGCGCAGCGCATTCCGATGGACGTGCGGCGGCTCGCCACGCAGCTCCGCCGGATGAAGGACCGCAGCGGCCTGACGGTTCCGGCGCTGGCCGCGCGCACCGCCCACCCCGTGGGGGCCTGGGAACGCGCCCTGGCCGCCCGCCAGGTGCCGCCGCTGGACGCGGTGG encodes:
- a CDS encoding DUF3017 domain-containing protein, translating into MSAEAAAGRPADVPEGTARSASTDPGGRPEVTRGVARPEGGGRAAGGDAPAPVRQWPIIAVIAGAVIGLVVTATGQFRAGTILIGASLLLGAGLRWAVTAVGMLAVRSRFTDVITYGILGAAIILLGMMAQPDPLIRIPFLEDIIHFSVR